From the genome of Deferribacteraceae bacterium V6Fe1:
AGCTCAAAGTTTCTACCATAATTGTGAACCAAATCTCCACCATCAATTGATATTATTAACCTGGAATCTGATTCTGTTTCTTTAAGTGCGTAATCAATATTATATGCATTTGAAATAGCAAGTAGATGTGAATAATTAAATGTATTTCTTTGCAACCGCTTTAATGTGTGTTTAATTCCACACTTCTCATTTAAATAACCAGATATGGCAGTAAGATTTAAACTGCGAGTAGCAAAACAACCTGAAATAATCTCAAGAATATACTTTTGTTGCGGCTTTGTGAGATAATCATGAAGGTTTCTTGTAGTGTTTAACATTTTTCCCTTCACATTTTTAGTAATTTCACCTATCATAAACTGCCTCCATTTTGTTGTTATTGTTGCTTTTTTCGTTAAAATCATAATACAACATCTTGGAGGCATTATCAATTATAAATACCTGTCAAATAACATTTCTTATGTAAAAATGGGGTGATGCCAGTCTATGTCAATATTAATCAAAGGACATGAATCAAAACTCACCTAATTTATGATTAAACATTGCTTTTATAATTTTGAAATATAAATTGTGATATTATTACACGCAAAAAGGTTCTAATATGGAAAAAGAGAAAAAATTATTAGACATTGTGAGAGAAAAAATACGTGTTAGACAATATAGTTTTCAAACTGAAAAAACATATATTGGATGGACAAAAAGATATATTTATTTCATAACAAAAAGCATCCTAGCAAATCAAGAAAAAAAGATATAGAAGCATTTTTAACTCATCTTGCTGTCGATAAAAACGTTTCTGCAACAACTTAAAACCAAGCTTTTAATGGTATCTTATTTTTATACGAAAATGTCTTAGATATATCTTTAAAAGAATCTAACATAAATACTCTGCGTGCCAAAAGAAGAGAACATATGCTACAAAGTGGGATAGATATAAGGACTATACAAGAGCTTTTAGGCCATAAAGACATAAGTACTACAATGATATATGTCCATATTCTAAAAGATTTAAACAAAAATATGATAAAAAGTCCTTTGGACTTCTAAATTTTTTTAAAATGGAACCAATACTTTTTAGCTTACCAGAGTAATAAGTAAATTAGCAAATATTCAATGCTATATAAACGAAAACGATAATCAAAATCCCCGAGCTACCCCGGGGATAATATTTACTTTTTTAGTACCTTATTTAAAATATTTTCCGCTGCCATCACTATTGCATTATTTGCCGGATAAAAGCTCTGAAATGGCTGAGCACAATAGCTAAAATTAAACAAATCCATAGCGGTATTATTATTTTGAATGGCAAGAGAAATTGTGTCTATTCTGCCAGGCACCCCTTCGCCTGCCACAACCTGCCCGCCTAAGATTTTCAATGTCTTTTTATCAGCAATAAGCTTTACTTTGACCTTTTTTGCTCCGGGAATTATCGGAAATCTGGTAGTAGTCTCACCATAACCGGCTATTACATCAAACCCTCTCTGCTTTGCCACTTCCTCGGTAAAGCCAGTGCCCCCCATCCTGTATTTCTCAACCTTTGTAATAGCACCATTTATAAACCCTTGATATTTATAATCTCTGCCCAATAAATTATAGGCAAGTATTTTTGCCATCGGCACAGCGTTTGTAGCAAGCTTGCCACCGATAGGCTTTTTATCAATGTAGGAAACAAAAGATGCCACATCACCTGCTGCATATACATCCTTGATATTTGTTTCCATCTTTTCATTGACCACTATCCCATAATTGTCAATTTTAAGTGCAGTATCCTTAAATATTTCCACATTAGCCTTTACGCCCACAGAAAAAATTATCAAATCATTTTCTCCAAGCTCAATATGGCTACCGTCAGATAAATTTACCTTTTGGACA
Proteins encoded in this window:
- a CDS encoding FAD-dependent oxidoreductase, translating into MRVVVIGGGPAGIQATRTLKAHNDQIDITMVRPEPYSVIYCALPYVVEDLVEKEKIRKQDSLVLDVGAKLVKDKVVKVDFDKKNVFTENNGSFEYDKLIIATGASPFVPPIKGSHLENIATVKTESDLEQILGCINSGAKKAVVVGAGNIGIEMAVALFRKGLQTYLVEMQDRVLPNLLDKDMTELPEEEIGGIGVKLLLNTKVESLDGEKFVQKVNLSDGSHIELGENDLIIFSVGVKANVEIFKDTALKIDNYGIVVNEKMETNIKDVYAAGDVASFVSYIDKKPIGGKLATNAVPMAKILAYNLLGRDYKYQGFINGAITKVEKYRMGGTGFTEEVAKQRGFDVIAGYGETTTRFPIIPGAKKVKVKLIADKKTLKILGGQVVAGEGVPGRIDTISLAIQNNNTAMDLFNFSYCAQPFQSFYPANNAIVMAAENILNKVLKK